A stretch of the Chitinophagaceae bacterium genome encodes the following:
- the ligA gene encoding NAD-dependent DNA ligase LigA produces the protein MYSTEEQKQLIALSTQLLKEFPGKSLANKPDLNLIRGLHDVIRYHEWRYYVLSEPVIADVEYDHLYSYLKKLEEKFPEIITADSPTQRVSYDLTKEFPEVQHLVPMLSLDNSYDAEDLRSWDKRVRDLTGEKEIVYCVEPKFDGAGISVVYEGDKLIRGATRGDGSVGEEITNNIKTLRSIPITAAFSKYGVHKIEIRGEALINKDSFKKLNTKRLEENLPPLANARNSASGGLRQQDPKDVAERKLEAFLYHISFAEDANEKNLLGPTLSNHADNIYMLYALGFKTPQGEIRKVTGIDAVIEVCKDFEKKRESLAYEIDGLVIKVNELSLQKKCGFTSHHPRWAIAFKFAAKQATTVLKKVDFQVGRTGAITPVAKLEPVELAGVTISSISMFNEDFINDKDLRIGDRVLIERAGEVIPYIVMAVTEGRTGKEKKIDFPTHCPSCNEPLHKPEGEVNWRCINVNCPAQVAERLIHFVSKDAMDIKGLGAATIQEFVDEGLLSTIPDIYHLDYEHIRKLEGWKDKSVSNLKSGIEASKKQPLHRVLFGIGIRFIGETTAKKLAEQIHDLTDLKSWTQEQLMSMEDIGPKVAMSVYEFFHTETNVELIEALRKAGVNMVHEKRKQSTEGALAGKTFLFTGTLNMKRADAEKMVEENGGTILGSVSAKLNYLVVGEDAGSKLEKAKKLGTVSILKEEEFMGMIDTV, from the coding sequence ATGTATTCTACGGAAGAACAAAAACAACTGATTGCTCTCAGCACACAACTGCTGAAAGAATTTCCTGGTAAGTCATTAGCCAACAAACCGGATCTAAATTTAATCCGCGGACTTCATGACGTAATCCGTTATCACGAATGGCGCTATTATGTTTTGTCGGAACCCGTGATTGCAGATGTTGAATACGATCATTTGTACAGCTATTTAAAAAAGCTGGAAGAAAAATTTCCTGAAATCATCACTGCAGATTCTCCAACACAACGTGTCTCCTATGATCTAACGAAGGAATTTCCGGAAGTACAACATTTAGTTCCGATGCTGTCCCTCGACAATTCGTACGATGCCGAAGACCTGCGTAGCTGGGATAAAAGAGTACGCGACCTTACCGGCGAAAAAGAAATTGTGTATTGTGTAGAACCAAAATTTGATGGCGCGGGCATCTCCGTAGTGTATGAAGGCGACAAACTTATCAGAGGCGCCACACGTGGCGACGGATCCGTTGGAGAAGAAATCACGAACAACATAAAAACACTGCGGTCCATTCCCATTACAGCAGCATTTTCAAAATATGGTGTTCATAAAATCGAAATAAGAGGCGAAGCACTGATCAATAAAGATTCATTTAAAAAGCTGAATACAAAAAGGCTGGAAGAAAATTTACCGCCGCTTGCGAATGCACGCAATTCAGCTTCCGGTGGTTTACGGCAGCAGGATCCAAAAGATGTGGCGGAACGAAAACTCGAAGCCTTTTTATACCACATCAGTTTTGCGGAAGATGCCAATGAAAAAAATTTACTGGGACCCACACTTTCCAATCACGCGGATAATATTTACATGCTGTATGCATTGGGATTTAAAACACCGCAAGGCGAAATAAGAAAAGTAACGGGCATTGATGCGGTGATTGAAGTGTGCAAAGATTTTGAAAAGAAAAGAGAATCACTTGCGTATGAAATTGACGGCCTCGTAATAAAAGTAAATGAGCTTTCGCTTCAAAAGAAATGCGGCTTTACTTCTCATCATCCTCGTTGGGCCATCGCTTTTAAGTTTGCAGCAAAGCAGGCGACAACCGTTTTAAAAAAAGTGGATTTCCAGGTAGGAAGAACAGGCGCCATCACACCGGTTGCAAAATTGGAACCCGTTGAACTGGCCGGCGTCACCATTTCATCTATCTCGATGTTCAACGAAGATTTTATCAATGATAAAGACTTGCGGATCGGAGACCGTGTGCTGATTGAACGTGCAGGTGAAGTGATTCCTTACATTGTGATGGCGGTAACGGAAGGCAGAACAGGCAAAGAAAAGAAGATTGATTTTCCGACACATTGTCCTTCATGTAATGAACCTTTACATAAGCCCGAAGGCGAAGTGAACTGGAGATGTATCAACGTCAATTGTCCGGCGCAGGTTGCTGAACGGTTGATTCATTTTGTTTCGAAAGATGCAATGGACATTAAAGGATTAGGCGCCGCAACAATACAGGAATTTGTTGACGAAGGATTACTGAGCACGATACCTGATATCTATCATCTCGACTACGAGCACATCCGCAAATTAGAAGGATGGAAAGATAAATCCGTAAGCAACCTGAAGAGTGGTATTGAAGCATCGAAGAAACAGCCATTGCACAGAGTGCTGTTTGGAATCGGCATCCGCTTTATCGGCGAAACCACTGCTAAAAAATTGGCGGAACAAATTCACGACCTCACTGATCTAAAAAGCTGGACACAGGAGCAGCTCATGAGCATGGAAGACATAGGGCCTAAAGTGGCCATGAGTGTTTATGAATTTTTTCATACAGAAACAAATGTCGAATTGATTGAAGCCTTACGCAAGGCAGGTGTAAACATGGTGCATGAAAAACGGAAACAATCAACAGAAGGGGCACTTGCAGGAAAAACATTTCTCTTCACCGGCACCTTAAACATGAAACGCGCCGATGCGGAAAAGATGGTGGAAGAAAATGGCGGAACTATTTTAGGATCAGTAAGTGCCAAGCTCAATTACCTGGTTGTAGGTGAAGATGCCGGATCGAAATTGGAGAAGGCGAAAAAGTTGGGGACAGTGAGTATACTTAAGGAAGAAGAATTTATGGGGATGATAGATACAGTTTGA
- a CDS encoding anti-sigma factor produces the protein MLLLHIVALSGIAFYFNHQFMHSQEQLAQLEEQESGILKQVDVLQLALKQNTEKVQMLTDANTTRVMMKGTVKSPASVVLVYWNKESKVVFMDIKTLPPAAADKQYQLWFIDPEAGPVSAGVFDVKTGEMMKMTNATNAAAFAVTLEPRGGSDHPTMDQMYVIGTVAS, from the coding sequence ATGCTATTGCTCCATATTGTTGCCTTGAGTGGTATTGCATTTTATTTCAATCATCAATTCATGCATTCACAGGAACAGTTAGCGCAATTGGAAGAACAGGAATCGGGCATTTTAAAGCAAGTAGATGTGCTTCAGTTAGCGTTGAAGCAAAATACAGAGAAGGTGCAGATGCTTACAGATGCGAACACGACAAGGGTGATGATGAAAGGCACTGTGAAATCTCCGGCCAGTGTCGTGCTCGTTTACTGGAACAAAGAATCAAAAGTTGTATTCATGGATATCAAGACGTTGCCGCCTGCTGCAGCCGACAAACAATATCAGTTGTGGTTTATTGATCCAGAAGCAGGTCCGGTGAGTGCAGGTGTTTTTGATGTTAAAACCGGTGAAATGATGAAGATGACCAATGCAACAAATGCAGCAGCCTTTGCTGTAACGCTTGAGCCGCGGGGTGGCAGTGATCATCCCACTATGGATCAGATGTATGTAATAGGAACAGTAGCGTCCTGA
- a CDS encoding sigma-70 family RNA polymerase sigma factor: MDATNPISISEDVLVSRLFKKDQSAFSYLYDNYAPALNGVIFRIVQDEESSEDVLQDTFVKIWNNFSQYDKTKGKLFTWIVNIARNLAIDYTRSKGFKNQQKNLDVDKIVGFIDSKKSTAFNPDQIGLKNMLDKLKPEQREILDLVYFSGYTQAEVANELNIPLGTVKTKIRMALIQLRSIV, encoded by the coding sequence TTGGACGCAACAAATCCCATATCAATTTCCGAAGATGTATTGGTATCCCGTCTTTTTAAAAAGGACCAATCAGCATTTTCTTATCTCTACGATAATTATGCGCCGGCTTTGAATGGTGTTATTTTCCGGATTGTTCAGGATGAAGAATCATCAGAAGATGTATTGCAGGATACCTTTGTAAAGATCTGGAATAACTTTTCGCAGTACGATAAAACGAAGGGCAAGTTATTCACCTGGATTGTAAACATCGCCCGCAACCTTGCCATTGATTACACCCGTTCTAAAGGCTTCAAGAACCAACAGAAAAACCTTGACGTTGATAAAATCGTAGGTTTCATCGATTCAAAGAAGAGCACCGCTTTTAATCCTGATCAGATAGGATTGAAAAACATGCTTGATAAATTAAAACCGGAACAGCGTGAAATTCTTGACCTCGTTTATTTCAGTGGTTATACACAGGCAGAAGTAGCGAATGAGTTGAACATTCCGCTGGGTACAGTAAAGACTAAAATCAGAATGGCTTTGATACAGTTAAGATCTATTGTTTAA
- a CDS encoding 2-oxoacid:acceptor oxidoreductase subunit alpha → MSNNNFEVLDEVVIKFAGDSGDGMQLTGGQFTNTAALFGNDLGTFPDFPAEIRAPIGTVAGVSGYQLNFGSKEIFTPGDKCDVLVVMNSAALKVNLFNLKKGGIIIANTAGFDLKNLKLAGYEKNPIEDNTLEGFNLIKVDVTRMTREATSDIQLGVKEKDRCKNMFVLGFLYWMFDRPMENTINFVTKKFAKSEDVKEANIRALKAGYNYGDTTETFTTRFHVEKAKMEPGTYRNIMGNQALTLGLVAASQKSGLPLFLGAYPITPASDILHELAKYKNFGIRTFQAEDEIAAICSAIGASFGGSLGVTTTSGPGMALKIEAMGLAVMLEIPLLICNIQRGGPSTGLPTKTEQADLMQALYGRNGECPMPVIAANSPADCFFAVFEAARIAIQHMTPVILLSDGYIANGAEPWRFPSADDLKEIKMAFAKPMENGEKFMPYARDEKLARPWAIPGTKGLEHRIGGLEKQNITGNISYEPENHEFMVKLREEKVELIANYIPLQDLDSGPSKGELLVLGWGGTYGSIKAAVKELQEEGYKVAHAHLRHLKPFPKNLGEILNNYDKVMVPEINNGQLVKVIRDKFMIPAIPFNKIQGLPIMKAELVQAIKEILA, encoded by the coding sequence ATGAGTAATAATAATTTTGAAGTTCTCGATGAGGTCGTGATCAAATTCGCAGGCGACTCAGGCGATGGAATGCAGCTTACAGGTGGCCAGTTTACCAATACGGCAGCCTTGTTCGGAAATGATCTTGGTACTTTCCCTGACTTTCCTGCCGAGATCCGCGCACCAATAGGCACTGTAGCAGGTGTTTCCGGTTATCAGCTAAACTTCGGCAGTAAAGAGATTTTTACACCGGGTGATAAATGCGATGTGCTGGTAGTTATGAATTCTGCCGCACTGAAGGTGAATCTTTTCAATTTGAAAAAAGGCGGGATCATCATTGCCAATACCGCAGGATTTGACTTAAAAAATTTAAAGCTTGCCGGATATGAAAAAAATCCGATAGAAGACAATACGCTGGAAGGATTTAACCTGATAAAGGTGGATGTTACCCGTATGACGCGTGAAGCTACTTCCGATATTCAGCTGGGCGTGAAAGAAAAGGATCGTTGCAAGAATATGTTTGTGCTCGGATTTCTCTATTGGATGTTTGACCGCCCGATGGAAAACACCATTAATTTCGTTACGAAAAAATTCGCCAAGTCAGAGGATGTAAAAGAAGCGAATATCCGTGCACTAAAAGCCGGTTACAATTACGGTGATACCACAGAAACTTTCACCACGCGTTTTCATGTGGAGAAAGCGAAGATGGAACCCGGCACTTACCGGAATATAATGGGTAACCAGGCATTGACATTGGGCCTGGTGGCTGCATCGCAAAAATCAGGATTGCCGTTATTTCTTGGTGCTTATCCAATTACACCCGCTTCAGATATTTTGCATGAACTTGCGAAGTATAAAAATTTTGGCATCAGAACTTTCCAGGCAGAAGATGAAATTGCTGCTATCTGTTCTGCCATTGGAGCATCATTCGGCGGATCATTGGGTGTTACTACTACCTCCGGCCCGGGCATGGCATTAAAAATTGAGGCTATGGGATTGGCCGTAATGCTTGAAATTCCATTGCTGATTTGTAACATTCAACGTGGCGGACCCTCTACAGGGCTTCCAACCAAAACAGAGCAAGCCGATCTGATGCAGGCTTTATACGGTAGAAATGGAGAATGTCCGATGCCGGTTATTGCGGCCAACTCGCCGGCAGATTGTTTTTTTGCTGTGTTTGAAGCTGCAAGAATTGCCATTCAACACATGACGCCTGTTATTTTATTAAGTGATGGTTACATCGCCAATGGTGCAGAACCCTGGAGATTTCCTTCCGCAGATGATCTGAAAGAAATAAAAATGGCCTTTGCGAAACCCATGGAGAACGGCGAAAAATTTATGCCTTATGCACGTGATGAAAAACTTGCACGTCCATGGGCTATTCCGGGTACGAAAGGATTAGAACACCGTATCGGAGGATTGGAAAAACAAAACATCACCGGAAATATTTCTTACGAACCGGAGAACCATGAATTCATGGTAAAACTGAGAGAAGAAAAAGTGGAACTGATTGCGAATTATATTCCGCTACAGGATCTTGACAGCGGTCCTTCAAAAGGAGAATTGCTGGTGTTAGGATGGGGTGGAACGTACGGTTCTATTAAAGCTGCGGTGAAAGAACTGCAGGAAGAAGGATACAAAGTGGCACATGCACACCTTCGCCATTTGAAACCTTTCCCGAAAAACCTCGGAGAAATACTCAACAACTATGATAAGGTGATGGTGCCTGAAATTAACAATGGTCAGTTGGTGAAAGTGATACGGGATAAATTCATGATTCCTGCTATTCCATTCAATAAAATACAGGGATTACCCATTATGAAAGCAGAATTAGTGCAGGCGATCAAAGAAATTTTGGCATAG
- a CDS encoding endonuclease/exonuclease/phosphatase family protein — protein sequence MRPTVFLSILLCTLFLFSFCLRENSTNNQTDLTEYPARGTTNFIIAFYNVENLFDTQDDPAIDDSEFLPGGKNDWTHEKYKAKSDNIARVISELNDGNGADLVGLSEVENEGVIKDLINHPQLKKMDYGIVHHESPDMRGIDVAMIYKKKSFRVIGTKALTVDISQFESRPTRDILLITGITSTKDTLYIFLNHWPSRRGGTQESQARREAAAKVLRKAADSILLKSPYAKMVLMGDFNDNPSDASVSKILGATKTPDMTVNNSLYDPANNFNWKAGEGSEFYKGDWSRFIQIILSTSLIKNELDDQNNFHDIYLFKPPWLLTEEPAYQQMIPYRTFEAQKPIGFSDHLPVYVKLKL from the coding sequence ATGCGCCCCACCGTCTTCCTCTCCATTCTGCTCTGCACCCTTTTCCTGTTTTCATTTTGTCTCCGGGAAAACAGCACAAATAATCAAACAGACCTAACAGAATATCCGGCCAGAGGAACCACAAACTTCATCATCGCTTTTTATAATGTGGAAAATCTTTTTGACACCCAGGATGATCCTGCCATTGATGATTCGGAGTTTCTTCCCGGAGGAAAAAATGACTGGACTCATGAGAAATATAAAGCGAAGAGCGATAACATCGCCAGGGTTATCAGCGAATTGAATGATGGCAACGGCGCTGACCTGGTGGGTTTATCAGAAGTTGAAAACGAAGGTGTAATCAAGGATTTAATAAATCATCCGCAACTAAAGAAGATGGATTACGGCATCGTGCATCACGAATCACCTGATATGAGAGGCATTGACGTGGCCATGATTTACAAAAAGAAATCTTTCAGGGTGATCGGTACGAAGGCGCTGACAGTTGACATCAGCCAATTTGAATCGAGACCAACAAGAGATATTCTTTTAATTACCGGTATAACTTCCACAAAAGATACACTCTACATTTTTCTCAACCACTGGCCTTCACGGCGCGGAGGAACGCAGGAATCCCAGGCAAGAAGAGAAGCCGCAGCCAAAGTTTTACGGAAAGCGGCAGATTCCATTTTACTTAAATCTCCCTACGCGAAGATGGTGCTGATGGGCGACTTTAATGACAATCCTTCTGATGCATCTGTTTCAAAAATATTGGGAGCAACGAAAACACCTGACATGACGGTTAATAATTCTTTGTATGATCCGGCTAATAATTTCAATTGGAAGGCCGGTGAAGGATCAGAGTTTTACAAGGGAGACTGGAGCAGATTCATCCAGATTATACTATCTACATCGCTTATCAAAAACGAATTGGACGATCAGAATAATTTTCATGATATCTATCTTTTCAAACCACCATGGCTGCTGACTGAAGAACCCGCGTATCAGCAAATGATACCTTACCGGACTTTCGAGGCTCAGAAACCCATTGGATTCAGTGATCATCTGCCGGTGTATGTGAAGTTGAAATTATAA
- a CDS encoding T9SS type A sorting domain-containing protein → MQLIFLMLPGPYLSGQPGTLDNSFGQSGLLTFDLDSASETIYSVLVQPDGKIIASGVVDYSSFDPNDFASARFNADGGLDTSYGDNGKVILDIGGTDNCNASALQADGKIILAGNAEYGAVRYVVLVRLNTDGSVDNSFGESGIVKIGDDFEYAYGGTGVAIQADGKIIITAIHFDSPSDWDFCLIRVTSNGVLDGSFGNGGIVITEISNDSDYLEEIAIQPDGKIVAIGYSYDGYGVVVARYDDDGTLDNTFGSGGVITANFQNFTFCEATDVAIQPDDKILVAGRVGISEYQVAVARLKSDGTLDNSFGGNGIVIPDILLDNTINVSVAVEADGKILLGATAFDGYIVVRLNLNGTIDSTFGQDGMALTGTFGILRDLKVQPDGKILAAGSSSGDFAMARFISDVAVGQSVFGEDLSMLLIYPNPVSTDFILQYVLLDDVQLNFSLFDMHGRLRQQIGEGLRRRGFNTECIFLDPLLTEGVYFLKISSKEMSNMIPLMKQ, encoded by the coding sequence ATGCAATTGATATTCCTGATGCTGCCTGGTCCATACTTATCGGGACAACCCGGCACACTCGACAATTCCTTTGGACAATCCGGATTATTGACTTTTGATTTAGACAGCGCATCAGAAACTATTTACTCGGTTTTAGTTCAGCCAGATGGTAAAATAATTGCTTCGGGAGTGGTAGATTATTCTTCTTTCGATCCAAACGATTTTGCATCTGCAAGATTTAATGCCGATGGTGGGTTGGATACTTCTTATGGTGATAATGGAAAGGTGATTTTAGATATTGGAGGCACTGATAATTGTAATGCTTCTGCTTTACAGGCAGATGGTAAAATTATATTGGCGGGTAATGCTGAATATGGCGCAGTTCGTTATGTGGTTTTGGTGAGATTAAACACAGATGGATCTGTCGACAATTCTTTCGGCGAATCTGGGATAGTGAAAATCGGCGATGATTTTGAATATGCCTATGGCGGAACAGGAGTGGCCATTCAGGCTGACGGCAAAATAATTATTACTGCCATTCATTTTGATTCGCCCAGTGACTGGGACTTTTGTCTCATACGTGTTACTAGCAATGGAGTACTCGATGGAAGTTTTGGAAATGGAGGTATCGTAATTACTGAAATCAGCAACGACAGTGATTATTTAGAAGAAATCGCTATTCAACCTGATGGAAAGATTGTGGCAATCGGCTATTCTTACGATGGATATGGAGTGGTAGTTGCACGTTATGATGATGACGGCACTTTGGATAATACATTTGGTTCAGGTGGTGTGATTACTGCCAACTTTCAGAATTTTACATTTTGTGAAGCTACTGATGTAGCAATACAGCCAGATGATAAAATATTGGTTGCGGGAAGAGTTGGAATATCGGAGTATCAAGTTGCAGTTGCCAGATTAAAGTCTGATGGAACTTTAGATAATTCATTTGGAGGCAATGGAATAGTGATTCCTGATATATTGCTGGATAATACTATAAATGTTTCGGTTGCTGTGGAAGCAGACGGCAAAATATTGTTAGGTGCAACGGCATTCGATGGGTATATCGTTGTGCGACTGAACTTAAACGGAACTATTGATTCTACATTTGGCCAGGATGGCATGGCGCTAACCGGAACATTTGGTATTCTTCGTGACCTGAAGGTGCAACCTGATGGCAAGATCCTTGCCGCCGGCAGTAGCAGTGGAGATTTTGCAATGGCACGCTTTATTTCCGATGTGGCAGTAGGGCAATCAGTTTTTGGGGAAGATTTATCTATGTTGCTGATTTATCCAAATCCGGTATCCACTGACTTTATTTTGCAGTATGTCCTTTTAGATGATGTGCAACTAAATTTTTCATTGTTTGATATGCATGGAAGGTTGAGGCAACAAATCGGAGAAGGATTAAGAAGAAGAGGTTTTAATACTGAATGCATTTTCCTTGATCCACTTCTGACAGAAGGCGTATATTTTTTAAAGATTAGCTCTAAGGAAATGTCAAACATGATTCCTTTAATGAAGCAGTAA
- a CDS encoding sugar nucleotide-binding protein — protein MKALVTGAGGTIGKVLCGLLEQRRIEVISWNRNKIPLEDYQQMEDFVSHVQPDILFHLGYASKPSGIENESWKINYEWPGELAWITRKLNVKFLFTSTNLVFSNSQQGPFDTASIPQAESGYGYEKRKAEEYVLSQNPASIVARLGWQIASAAGSNNMIDYLQNQMNKFGEVRVNINWKPACSFIEDTCDRLLDLALNDAPSLYMIDANTRWNLFEIATALNHQHGNRWKILPFAGENIDNRMNDERINIPALDQRLNLH, from the coding sequence ATGAAGGCTTTAGTTACAGGTGCAGGCGGAACAATTGGTAAAGTGCTTTGTGGTTTATTGGAACAACGGAGAATTGAAGTGATTTCCTGGAACCGTAATAAGATTCCTTTAGAGGATTATCAGCAAATGGAGGATTTTGTAAGTCATGTACAGCCAGACATATTATTCCATCTTGGCTATGCTTCAAAACCCTCAGGTATTGAAAATGAATCGTGGAAAATTAATTATGAATGGCCGGGAGAATTAGCGTGGATCACCCGTAAGCTGAATGTGAAGTTCCTTTTTACCAGCACCAATCTGGTTTTTTCCAACAGCCAGCAAGGGCCATTTGATACTGCATCCATACCACAGGCAGAAAGTGGCTACGGCTATGAAAAAAGAAAAGCGGAAGAATATGTCTTATCGCAAAATCCTGCCTCTATTGTTGCCAGGTTGGGTTGGCAGATTGCATCGGCGGCAGGAAGCAATAACATGATTGACTACCTGCAAAATCAAATGAATAAATTCGGAGAAGTACGGGTGAATATAAATTGGAAACCTGCCTGTTCCTTTATTGAAGATACATGCGATCGTTTGTTAGATCTTGCATTGAATGATGCGCCTTCACTTTACATGATTGATGCAAATACTCGGTGGAATTTATTTGAGATAGCAACTGCTTTAAATCACCAACATGGTAATCGATGGAAAATACTGCCATTTGCTGGTGAAAACATTGATAATCGAATGAACGATGAGAGAATAAACATTCCTGCCTTAGATCAACGACTTAACCTTCATTGA
- a CDS encoding T9SS type A sorting domain-containing protein: MKKSIVLACLCFFLLQNLIAQSGPGGVGDVSGNSSLQLWLKTDAGVLLNADGTRVKKWLDQSGANNNVSSSGSSKPFYVTPSDIPAIKFNGRQYLQAPASTSFFNPTATIFIVKKKSFSGAAISLSPGGFSQELLILDKRIYHHHSSGNYAAQASTCLNSIPDNTYCIMEGIWGPGVTEITYFSNGLISTDPIDQQGVQALLSPINRKITIGQRDSFNPSEYLVGNIYEVIGYNVKLSAADRMAVENYLACKYNINNNYCGALSPCEGRSDGTPILMADVDALNVYPNPASGKLYIDFTGSFQNDKIKLSIVNLLGQTELMQTLNFDESTGTIVLSIDQLKSGNYLLVAEQGEKVFTKKFVVE; this comes from the coding sequence ATGAAAAAAAGCATTGTTCTTGCTTGCTTGTGTTTTTTCCTTTTACAAAATTTAATTGCGCAAAGCGGTCCTGGAGGAGTTGGAGATGTTTCAGGAAATTCAAGTTTGCAACTCTGGTTAAAAACTGATGCAGGAGTTTTGCTCAATGCTGATGGAACAAGGGTTAAAAAATGGTTAGACCAATCAGGGGCCAACAATAATGTTTCGTCTTCCGGATCGTCCAAACCATTTTATGTTACACCATCCGACATCCCAGCTATAAAATTCAACGGGCGTCAATATTTGCAGGCGCCTGCGAGCACAAGCTTTTTTAATCCTACTGCTACGATTTTTATTGTAAAGAAGAAGTCTTTTTCAGGCGCTGCTATTTCACTTTCACCTGGTGGCTTTTCGCAGGAGTTGCTTATTTTAGATAAAAGAATTTACCATCATCATTCTTCTGGTAATTACGCTGCGCAAGCTTCCACCTGTCTTAATTCAATACCAGACAATACTTATTGTATTATGGAAGGAATCTGGGGACCTGGTGTAACTGAAATAACTTATTTTTCAAATGGATTAATATCAACCGACCCAATAGATCAACAGGGAGTACAGGCACTTTTGTCACCCATTAACCGGAAAATCACTATTGGTCAGCGTGATTCTTTCAACCCTTCTGAGTACCTGGTCGGCAACATCTATGAAGTAATTGGGTACAATGTGAAACTCAGCGCTGCTGATAGAATGGCAGTGGAAAATTACCTGGCATGCAAATACAATATAAATAATAATTATTGCGGGGCATTGAGCCCTTGTGAAGGTAGATCTGACGGTACACCAATCCTTATGGCTGATGTTGATGCTCTGAATGTTTATCCGAACCCCGCTTCGGGCAAATTATATATTGATTTTACCGGAAGTTTCCAGAACGACAAAATCAAATTGAGCATAGTAAATCTATTAGGTCAGACTGAATTAATGCAAACGCTCAATTTTGATGAATCAACCGGAACCATTGTCCTGTCGATTGATCAGTTAAAGTCTGGTAATTATCTGCTGGTTGCGGAGCAGGGCGAAAAGGTATTTACTAAAAAATTTGTGGTGGAATAA
- a CDS encoding class I SAM-dependent methyltransferase — protein sequence MFEFHKEKETYFNIQKENATKWVIPFVEKGLKITPGMKVLEIGCAEGGVLKAFLDRGCKGVGVELSPSRAELARHFLQNEIAEQNAQIIAKDIYDPSFSDAFKNAFDLIILKDVIEHIHDQQRLMEQLKKYLRPTGRIFFGFPPWYMPFGGHQQICKSKWLSKLPYYHLLPMSLYKLVLKWGGESQQVIDDMAEIKETGISIERFEKIVKRLNYVIDQRMYYLINPIYEYKFGWKAQQQNKLVASVPWLRDVFTTAMYYLIAIGKE from the coding sequence ATGTTCGAATTTCATAAGGAGAAAGAAACCTATTTTAATATTCAAAAAGAAAATGCCACTAAGTGGGTGATTCCTTTTGTTGAAAAAGGTTTGAAAATCACTCCCGGAATGAAAGTGCTGGAAATCGGTTGTGCTGAAGGCGGTGTTTTAAAAGCATTTCTGGACAGAGGATGTAAGGGTGTTGGCGTGGAACTGAGTCCATCAAGAGCAGAGCTTGCAAGGCACTTTCTGCAAAATGAAATTGCTGAACAAAATGCTCAAATCATCGCGAAGGATATTTATGATCCGTCATTTTCGGATGCATTCAAAAACGCTTTTGATCTTATCATCCTTAAAGATGTAATCGAGCATATTCACGATCAGCAGCGTTTAATGGAACAACTCAAGAAATATTTGCGACCAACAGGAAGAATATTTTTTGGATTTCCACCCTGGTATATGCCTTTCGGCGGACATCAGCAGATTTGCAAAAGTAAGTGGCTCTCTAAACTTCCTTATTATCACCTGCTTCCAATGTCGCTGTATAAACTGGTATTAAAATGGGGCGGCGAATCACAGCAGGTAATTGATGACATGGCAGAAATAAAAGAAACAGGAATATCAATTGAGCGTTTTGAAAAAATAGTGAAACGACTCAATTATGTAATTGATCAGCGGATGTATTATCTGATCAATCCTATTTACGAATACAAATTCGGGTGGAAAGCGCAACAACAAAATAAGCTGGTAGCTTCTGTACCCTGGTTGAGAGATGTTTTCACCACAGCTATGTACTACCTTATAGCAATCGGAAAAGAATGA